Proteins encoded within one genomic window of Paenibacillus crassostreae:
- a CDS encoding PBECR4 domain-containing protein, which yields MKNNSIPIPQGDDLCRCHLYILKLRGSALMFIRVDSLFRGNIMSLSVQDLLTLKELPSEDDLTLQLLAFFYEEHICHQIFHYKIRDKRRDIQLRFKTIDLPHLLGIHKIKTGSGYRGKRGFPELKNGNITLDLLKSANIGGYESTIHRILHFPFLYQLIHAPTFIIFNPHIARSMIDAEFMLYNRYSGRYIHLGIKKEASTDLYTPVTFLERKNVYNGMKIVPVDEIIIIPEKKDT from the coding sequence GTGAAAAACAATTCCATTCCTATCCCACAGGGAGATGATCTCTGTCGCTGCCACCTTTATATTTTAAAATTACGTGGATCGGCCTTGATGTTTATCAGGGTCGATTCTTTGTTTAGGGGAAATATTATGTCCTTATCCGTACAAGATCTATTAACTTTAAAGGAACTACCTTCAGAAGACGATCTGACGTTACAACTGCTTGCATTTTTTTATGAAGAACATATTTGCCATCAGATATTCCACTATAAGATCAGAGATAAGCGTAGGGATATTCAACTGCGCTTCAAGACGATTGACCTTCCTCATCTGCTTGGCATTCATAAAATAAAAACTGGCTCTGGATACAGAGGGAAACGGGGATTTCCTGAACTAAAGAACGGGAACATTACTCTTGATCTTCTGAAAAGCGCTAATATTGGCGGTTACGAAAGCACCATTCATCGTATTTTACATTTCCCTTTTTTGTATCAATTGATTCATGCACCGACCTTTATTATTTTTAATCCTCATATTGCGAGAAGCATGATAGACGCTGAGTTTATGCTCTATAACCGCTATAGCGGGCGATATATTCACCTCGGTATAAAGAAAGAAGCTAGCACTGATCTATATACTCCTGTCACCTTCTTAGAAAGAAAAAATGTATATAATGGCATGAAAATAGTTCCGGTTGATGAAATCATAATTATTCCTGAAAAGAAGGATACATAG
- a CDS encoding DNA sulfur modification protein DndB, whose amino-acid sequence MKARKRLQELVGKQPYLALQPIVANLRTAGRNGSNLRAQQLETADREGMGIRVWLGQKDIMWVVDGQHRRKAIQMVIEFLEEIRIDQKYPLRSNLYFRITVMNVLFHMTNWLYGSNVMS is encoded by the coding sequence ATGAAGGCGCGTAAAAGACTTCAAGAGTTAGTAGGTAAACAACCATACTTGGCTTTACAACCAATCGTCGCTAATTTGAGAACGGCTGGTCGTAACGGAAGCAACCTTCGAGCACAACAACTAGAAACAGCCGATCGAGAGGGTATGGGTATTCGCGTTTGGTTAGGACAAAAAGATATTATGTGGGTTGTTGATGGGCAACACCGGCGTAAGGCGATTCAAATGGTAATTGAATTCCTGGAGGAAATAAGAATTGACCAAAAATATCCCCTAAGAAGCAATCTTTATTTCCGCATAACCGTGATGAACGTATTGTTCCACATGACGAATTGGCTGTATGGATCGAATGTTATGAGTTAA
- a CDS encoding DNA sulfur modification protein DndB: MDIHLGLNIIEERQLFHDLNNLAKKVEKSLALEFDSSNAVNAFIKDELIDGGLINVSMGDKLDWEDDDGSFSRKDLVAVNAHLILNKSNINSAAPAIVQPRLPIARRYWQSVAQIPGFGEMGLGGLQFLPNLFF; this comes from the coding sequence ATGGATATTCACTTAGGTTTAAATATCATTGAAGAGCGGCAGTTATTCCATGATTTGAATAACCTCGCGAAAAAGGTTGAAAAGAGTCTCGCTCTAGAATTTGATAGCTCAAATGCTGTGAACGCGTTCATTAAAGATGAACTCATTGATGGAGGACTTATCAACGTATCTATGGGGGACAAGTTGGATTGGGAAGATGACGATGGTTCCTTCTCGAGAAAGGATCTTGTGGCGGTTAATGCCCATTTGATCTTGAATAAATCAAATATTAATAGTGCGGCTCCGGCAATTGTACAGCCTCGTCTACCTATCGCCAGACGCTATTGGCAATCAGTAGCTCAAATTCCTGGATTCGGAGAAATGGGGCTAGGAGGCTTACAGTTTCTGCCCAATCTGTTCTTCTGA